Proteins encoded in a region of the Elaeis guineensis isolate ETL-2024a chromosome 7, EG11, whole genome shotgun sequence genome:
- the LOC105036405 gene encoding protein ENHANCED DISEASE RESISTANCE 2-like: MCPTTKNPGAEAPTPESGEESYDWREEAINGGSLRHVDLHTGSNGWASPPGNLFALRGPHYFSRRQKIPSGDWLLKPAGVDWLRSASRLDNVLGRPDNRVAAALRRAQALGLSRKVFLFAVNLQIPGRECHSAVFYFATEDPISSGSLFYHFVHGDDAFRNARFKIVNRIVKGPWIVKATVGNYAACLLGKALTCNYHRGENYLEIDVDIGSSAIANAILHLALGYVTAVTIDMGFLVEAQAEEELPERLIGAVRVAQMEMGSATYVETRGKTVEVGKPGFRSVAKVNHHNQSPRVSMSSRSGEAKESEEEG; the protein is encoded by the coding sequence ATGTGCCCGACGACGAAGAATCCCGGCGCCGAAGCGCCCACACCGGAGTCCGGGGAGGAGTCCTACGACTGGCGGGAGGAGGCCATCAACGGCGGATCTCTGCGCCACGTGGACCTCCACACGGGATCCAACGGCTGGGCGTCCCCGCCGGGCAACCTTTTCGCCCTCCGCGGCCCCCACTACTTCTCCCGCCGGCAAAAGATCCCCTCCGGCGACTGGCTCCTCAAGCCCGCTGGCGTCGACTGGCTCCGCTCCGCCTCCCGCCTTGACAACGTCCTCGGCCGCCCGGACAACCGCGTCGCCGCCGCCCTCCGACGGGCCCAGGCACTCGGTCTCTCCCGCAAGGTCTTCCTCTTCGCCGTGAACCTGCAGATCCCCGGCCGCGAGTGCCACTCCGCCGTCTTCTACTTCGCCACTGAGGACCCCATTTCCTCGGGCTCCCTCTTCTACCACTTCGTCCACGGCGACGACGCTTTCCGCAACGCCCGCTTCAAGATCGTCAACCGGATCGTCAAGGGCCCGTGGATCGTGAAGGCCACGGTGGGGAACTACGCCGCCTGCCTCCTGGGGAAGGCGCTTACTTGCAACTACCATCGCGGGGAGAACTACCTCGAGATCGACGTCGACATCGGGAGCTCGGCGATCGCCAACGCGATCCTCCACCTGGCGCTGGGCTACGTGACGGCGGTGACGATCGACATGGGATTCCTGGTGGAGGCGCAGGCGGAGGAGGAGCTGCCGGAGCGGCTGATCGGTGCGGTGAGGGTGGCGCAGATGGAGATGGGGTCGGCTACCTACGTGGAGACTCGGGGGAAGACGGTGGAGGTCGGCAAGCCCGGGTTCCGGAGCGTGGCCAAGGTCAATCACCACAACCAGAGCCCGAGGGTGTCTATGTCGTCCAGATCGGGAGAGGCTAAGGAGAGCGAAGAGGAAGGCTAG